The following is a genomic window from Prunus persica cultivar Lovell chromosome G7, Prunus_persica_NCBIv2, whole genome shotgun sequence.
CAAGCCCTTGTGTTGGTTTCTATTTGTAAATCACTTGTATTGTAGCtctaggaggaggaggaggaggagggaggagAGGCTCCAACAGATAGATATGATATATTGACCTACTTCCTTGAATTTAATTCCAGACAACATCTACCCGTCTACCAGTCTATCAGTCTACCAGTCTACCAGTCTACCAGATTAtctgattgattgattgattgatgagaCTAATTTCATGACTAGACTACTATGTGATGTGATGATGATAAggcactttttttttcatttgcttGCCTTTTTGACACAACCAAATGAgagcatctctctctctctctctctctctctctctctctctctctctgtgtcccTCTTGTTGTTCCAGGGTAGAGTTCATAAAGCAGCAGCCTTTTGTTGAGAGATGAATTGCAATCTGCATGCATCAAGTTCAAGTTGTTACTTCAGACCAGAAAAAAGTTCAAGTTGTTACTAGtgctcctcttcctcttcctcttcctcttgtcttGGCAGCTGCAAATATGAATATACATGCATCCGGTTAAATTAAGCACGCTTTACTTAAAAGGGAAAGGAAATCAAATTATTTCTTCATACACCAAAGTTTATAcaaacctttttttaattattattttctaatcGAATGGaacaattttatatatagggtaaattactcaaatgatTCTCAAACTTATACataatttacattttggtcttccaactaaattattcgttcaaatggtccatcaactctatattattcgCTCCAGTGGTCTTACCGTCTAATTTGTTGTTAGATTTAACCCAATTGTAGAGTAAATAATGATCAATTTGCCTTCATATTTAACAGAAATATTGATAGAATGTAACAGTAGGACCAATGGAGcgaataatatagagttgatggaccatttgaacgaataatttaattgagagaccaaaatataaatcgagtataaatttaaaaatcatttgagtaatttacccttatatataatttcaatctCTCCCTCTTCGCAAACTATTGTCCTTACATTATTACATGAATGGAATCATCGTGTGCTCATGAAAAAAATTCGTCTAAAAAGACCAAAAAACAAGCGGATCATGATTCATGATGAGGAGCCGCCCTTGATCCTGGGATAGGATAGGAATAGGCATAGGCAGAAGAGTAGTAGTGAGCCACAACAGCGACACGTGGTAAATTTTGGAACTATCTTCGACGTAAAATGACATCTACACCCATACCCCTAGTCCATATTTATATAACTTGCCCGTCCATGtgacattctctctctctctcttctctctctctcattcttcTCCCCCAACCCAACGCAACCCACCCAACCGGCAAAAGTAACTAATGGACACAACCAACGAGGAAGAAACAGTGCCCGAGTCCGGATCGGACTGGGCCGAGTTGACCCAGGAGTGCCTGATCAACATACTGGGTCGGGTCAGCCTGGAGCAGCGCTGGCGTGGGGCGATGCTGGTCTGCAAGTCATGGCTGCAGGCGTGCAAGGAGCCTTGCCTCAACTCCGCCTTCGACCTCCAGCCTCACTTCGAGTCCGCTCGCTGGTGGACCCCGGAGTTCGAGAGAAAGGTTGATTCCATTCTCCAATCTGTCGTTGATTGGAGCGCTGGCTCGCTTCGACACATTCGTACCACCCACTGCTCtaatcactctctctctttcgtCGCTCAAAGGTACCCGTACAAcctatataaatatgtatacCATCATTTCTATAACCAGatgaaatttatttatctataaCCAGatgaaatttatttatctattttgAATTAGACAAAGCTGGTTATTGTTGttcaattttgggttttgattgtCTGTGGCCTGGAATTAGTTGGGTTGGgtgctaaatttttttcttcttctttcttggttATGTGTTTTCGGCCTAAAGTTCTGCTCTTGATTGGTGTATGGTGAGCTTAAGGTTAGATGTGGAGTTTTTCGTCAGGAAGGTTAGGATTATGAATTATGATGAGACTAGCCTAAATTGATTAACAATGTTTTCAGCATCTACGGttggtttcaaatttctttgttttagaGTTAAGACTTAGAGCCTGACTGGACGGTGAAAGTGTgtttttgccaaatttgcattttgaagcttcagttcttactttttatttgttaatttgatTCATGAAGTTTGGCGTGTTGCCATCTTAAACTTTCCATAGGTTGTTACTGGTTGGTTGTAATTTAAATTGCCAAATCGATATGTGCTTTTAGGTGCCCGAACCTCGAGGTTCTTTCAATCAAGTGCTGCCCGAATGTAACTGATTCATCCATGGCTGACATAGCTTTTCGGTGCCCCATGATCCTGGAACTTGACATCAGCTATTGCCATGAAATATCTCATGAGTCTCTGGTGTTGATTGGAAGGAATTGCCCAAATCTCAAAATCTTGAAAAGGAATTTAATGAATTGGTTAGATCCTTCCGAGCACACTGGGGTAGTTCCTGACGAGTACTTAAAAACTTGCCCTCAGGATGGAAATTCAGAAGCTGCTGCAATTGGCAAATCTATGCCCAATTTGGAGCACCTTGAACTTCGGTTCTCCAAGGTATCGGCTAAAGGGTTTGCTTTGATATCTGTAGGATGTCCAAATCTTGAGTATTTGGATTTGTTTGGGTGTGTAAACTTGACCAGTCGCGATATTGAGAATGCAACATCTAATCTGAAGAATTTGAAGGAGATTAAAAAGCCAAATTTTTACATCCCCAGGTCAGTGTTCCATACAGAGAGGTATGGCCATTGGAGGCTGTATGACGAGAGATTCCAGACAGATGTTTTCAGAATCTAAACTGCTAAGGTTGGAAATAAAATATGTATGACCAAGTCTATGGTGATCTGATCAATTGTCGGAAAACATATTGTATGCTGGTGTGTGAAGCTCTTTAAAAAGGTTATGTATCTATTTGACTTCTACTTATCTAAAATCTTGTCATGTATTAATAATTCAGATTTTATGGAATTTATGTATAAACAACCATCGAGTAATACGAATGCTTCCACTTTGTAGTTTGTATCATACTTTTAATTTTGCAGACAAGGTGAAGAAATGTTAACCATGTTTCTGCCTTCTTTTTTAACATAGCCTTGTCActtgcttttttgtttctattttttccGTAGTATTGATATGCACtttggagaagaaagaaatttcttcccttctttctttgctttgctttgcatGAACAACAGGGGAAGAAGGGAAGAAATTTCTGAAATAATTCTTCAATAAGTGATGTTCTAGGATGTAGATAGAAGCAGGTTAGGGCAATGGATTTAAAAAGAGGCCTTTAACATGAATgagttttatcacaaaacttCCACGTTGAGTCCTAAATCGTGTTTGCGAAATCACCCAAGCAATTAAAATtactacaaagaaaatataagcATGGCCAGTGCCGAGAGGAAAAAAGCGAGGGTGGGTTTAACAGGTACAGAGCTTGCTGCATTATGGTTGGTACGGGGGCGCTTAAGGTCAGAGGCACCACCATAGATTGCCCTTGCTTTCTGGGAAGTCCTTAGATGATGAACTTGATGCATTCTCCCATATGGTCTTTCAAGGCTTTTTCTACTTGATCTTGTAGTCATTTCATGTATATCTGCAGAGCTTATAACGATATTAATTAGGGAAAAGAAGGACGGGATCAATTGAGCTATGAAGACAGAATTTTTATGCTTACCCTTAACCTTAAGTTGATCATGCTGCTTGAGAGGTCCAGAATCTCCAGTTGTAGGTGTGAAAGCGCTTTCACATGTAGACCGAGCCAGGAGGCACAGAATGGAAAAGGAGCATATGAGTAATTCTCTCCTCCTCATGTCCTCTCAATTGGGTTCTAATTTGTAACTAAGTTCCACAGTTAGGAGCTGAGGAAGAGGGACACACTTAAATAGACTTGTTACTCTCTGTGTTTAGAATTAAGCACtaagcaaaaacagaaaggaaaaggaaaagaaaattaaaaaagttgAATGGGGTTTTCGTGGCCGGTGGATAAAAACAGATTCTAATTCATCAgtagtaaaataaaattggcaTATGCGTGATGCATGTGTTGTTTTGCACTCTCCAGAGATTAAGTATTGATTCACAATGCAGGTATAAAGCCATACAAGCACTCCTTTCTTAAAGGAATAAAACAGACCCTTTCTTTCTGAAAGCAAGATGAAGAAATCACTTTGAAAAATTTAAGCGAATGTGATGCCTTGTTTGTTGGAGAGGCCTCAACTCAAAGAACAGAGGAATTGCTTTTCTCAAGTCTGTAAAGTCAAAGTGATTCGATGGGTGGAAGGAAAGTATGTATACATAAACCAAGGAAGCTAGCTACCTCTGCAATTCCTCCGACTAAGTCTAAatatacagtaaataaatacTACCCAGAACTAATAATTAGTAATTAGGAGGGCGTCGGTGGTGGTCCATGTGTTAAACTAACTGTTGTAGTTTGAAGAGATTGTCATGTTGTCCTCAAGGGTTTTAACAATCAGACTCAGTCTCAGTCTCAGAGGTCATAACTATTTGAACGACCTACTTGATACATGGATGGTGGATTAAGCTCCGACtccatatatgtatgtaccaTTCGTATTATTCTAAGAAAAAGAGACGTGACAATGACCTTTTCTTTCACAAAGGGATAAAAATATGCAAGTTGGGgctgaaaattttattctcaTCTTCATGTCCAAAGGGTGGGATTAATCCCTGCTTAGGGTTCGGCTTACCCCTGGCCATAGAGTACTTTCAACGGATTTCGAACCCCTGCTATTGAGGCACTAGATAGCTTGTTAGCTGGAGATGACAGTTTGCCAACCGCACAACACCTTGTAGTTATTCCGGATAACTCCTTTGTTTACTTACATTGGCGGAAGAAACAACAACATGGGGTACACAACAAATTTGATTCTTGATTCCTGATATTAAAGAGATTTCATTTTAGAGAGGGGCGGTGGGATTGGAGAAGGGTGAAAGGGAATCAAGTTTTTCATGCCAAAAATACCCcttacaattatttttttcatatgaaaATTTGTAGtaatctttgaaaaaaaaaaacatattttgtttaagggcattttcttaaccaaattgtttttcatttcGATTCATGATGGATAGTAAACATTTTAATGAGAATGAACTCTATTTTCATTCCGATTCATGACTTGGTAAATAGATCAAATGGAATGCATGACTGTGATTCTTGGTTAACCCGATTCATAGTTACGCTGATTCTTGATTAATAAACATGCCTTAATAAAAGGAGATTGATTATCGGGACTGGGTTAGGAATCATAATTCAACTTTCTAAATCTAAAGTAGGCAGCCAATTCGTACATACATACGtgtaaagaaaagaataatggTAATTTTGTAACTTGTTGCGAATTGAAACAAACATAATATTTCAAGCTTACATTGATGATGATTGTTGttggaaacaaacaaaatatttcTAGCAGGTATATATGATATCCAGCTCCTCCTATCCTAtaacataaagaaagaaaggagggataatgaagaaagaaaacaagcgACAGGAAGAGAAGGTGTCATCTGAGTTGGAATGGCGGATGATTTTTTGACACGAGGAACCTTTGGAACGCTACGGGTTATTTTCATGTGAACCCCAAGCTTAAGCTTCCGAGTTGTGTGAAGCAAAGTACTGACATGGTAATTTGCAGCTGGCAGTggtggctgctgctgctgcttctgcATTTGCTGCTCCCCAACAACCATCACCCTAGTAATAGTACTAGTAGTTGTTGTACCACCTCCACTTCCATCTCCATGGGCTGAACTTGGAAGCGATTGACAGAatattagaagaagaagaagaaggagcgAGAGACTGAGTATGCAGCGTGGTTTCATCTCATTCAACATGCCTGCCTTCTTGCTTTGCCCTGGCCTgctctgctgctgctgctgttaaGCGTTAAGCAATATGCTAAATAAGTTCTACTACTTCACCAATACTATATAACATATGGATATTATAGATTAGACGCCAAAGTTGAACGGGCTGCATGAATAGCTAGGTCACTTCATGTGGGCAAAAGTGTCCAGTGTAATTCAGCCGAAAGCTTGAAATATCTTTgacaattaattaaacaaatgaaTTTTAATTGAGTGCGGTTTTGATAtaggagaagaaaaggaagatgcCACGGAACCATGCCACAAGGAAGGAAAGAATCCCAGTGAAGAAAAGGACTAGGCGCACAAGCGACAATGAATCATTTCTGTCCACATACCAGTAATCTATATTATCTTCACTTAACCCATCAGTAAATTATGCGTGACAAATAGGCCCACGGCATCTATTATATAGACAAGAAACGAAAAGAATTAGCATTGTCATTTGTGATATCAGCTAAACATCGCTCTTATCTTCTTTGAATTGCTGGCTAATAAGATCCTCCTCAACCAAAGACAgtgtttgtatttgtattaaaaaataggatttggaaacccaaaaaagatatGTACAAAAATTCGGTCAAATCGGAAATCATGATTAGTCTCATACTCAAGAgtataagaaagaaagaagaattggGGGCAGTCAGTGGTGGAACAACAGGCTATCAAGAATTTCGCGTTTGAGCTTGTGCAGGGACATATTTAGGCCGACATGCCTTGCCAACTCACCTATGACTCGTTCCATGTATAACACATAGACCCCATTTCTGCTTTCCAAAACTTGTAATGCCTTGCGTGCGTGAACCATTGATGCTACCCACTCTTCGAAGACCACTGCAATATCACCACCAtcatcaaaattatttttcaggtCAGTCAATATGCCTATGCTTGATCTAAGACCATCTATCtagtaaaagaaaatgttttgCAACATGTCTGCAACGTAATCTGCATAGCTGCATTATATTCCTTATATTTCTTTGTGCAAAAACGGGTGCTATGCATGCTTATGCTATCTCACAGGGGTTTGTGAAATTCTGTTTGGTTTGGAATGATCttcaaattgttcaaattCAATCTGGCGtgagacccaaaaacaaaaacaaaaccaaaaagattCTTAAGGCTTGTGAAATGCGTAGCAATTAAGAGAATAACTCACTGGTGTCAAAACCTTCATCCTTTGACCATTCTGACAGGTAATCGGATACCAAAAACTCTGTAAGCTGGATCCTGTCATACCAATAAACAGATGAGAGAGGCTAATTTAAACTTATTACAAGAAAGTCATATCAGAAACTCATTTCACTGGGAAGAGATCTATGTGGTCACAGTTCAAGATTATTAAAACAAGTTCCCTACACCCTCTGGAGAAGTGTGGCCAATTAGATTGCATAAAAATTTCATGTGGCTTACCAtcagaaaatataattttccgCATAAGGCCCCAGCCACTCTATAACTTGGCAATAATAATGGCCGGTAGAAGTTAGAACAACCCACTACAAAGATAATGCAGGTTAAAATTATGCAACTGACTCAGTAACCATCCACAATTTTGCAGACTCAATGGAAGAGAAGTGAAGAGGGTAGGATGCCTTCTTGTCTAGGGAACTAATGAATCTCTAACAGATTTTGGCCACTCAAAAGAAATATCGGGATTATAGATGCTCGAACTAGGTTTTATACCCAAATTGTTGAGGAATATGAGCATGCTGGATTTAATTAACAGTTCTCATGTTTAAATGTTACTGAAAAGCAAGTTGGGTTTCAGGCCCTAGTGGATAACAATTTTTACAAAACCAATGAAAAAATTGGAGAGATGATCAGTCATGAATGCATTTTGTAGAATACTTACAGCATGAACATGCATTGATGCATGTTTGTAAAAGCATCATCAAATGGATCTGTGAAAAGGAAATTCTCTGCAAGAACAGAGATTCTCTGAGATACTAAGAATAATGCACGCTGACCAATGTAGGGCTCACTTCCAAGCTTTCGGATCAAGTGCTGAATGAAAAACTGAGCATCAGGTTCAGAGTGTTTTGATGCTGGAACAAATGATTAGTAACATAATTAGAGAAATGATACATTaacaatcaaagaaaaagcGTAAATGTAAGATCATATTATccttgaaaaaggaaattataGCCAGCCATAATGCGAAATGATTAATGGTGAATGCCATCATAGGGTgacaaaaatatacaatttgaataaattttaaaatgtgCAGGAATATAATGCTGAAAATATTAACAGAACCCAACCACAAACAACATTTACCGTTTCCTTGCAAGGGGCAACACATCCTTCCAACCAAACGCGTGATTAAGCTGCTGATAATTCCTTCTATGAGTTCCGCATTCATTGCCACTGATAACAGGTTCTTCAATGAAGCTTCAAGAAATAGACATAatgcatttaaaaaattttatacAAGTAAAGGTGGCAGGGGATGGAAACACTGCAACAAGTAAAGGTGGCAGGGGATGGAAACACTGCAACCTGGAAAAGGCAAAGAGAAACTTAAGAGATAACAGGGCATTCCCACACTGCCCAAATTATTACCCACAATCACTGATGTTCCATGTGGTGAtgctaaacaaacccaaaatgaAGCTCAATGTATCTTCCAGAATCTACGCAAAAATTTCAGCAATATTCTTGAGACCTTTATACTTAATTTGTAGTTTGTTTTCCTGCGTTTATAGTCAACCTATTATCTAgatatatctttttattttgactatggaataattaaaaaaagtatttcAGTGAGTCTACTCTATAGATAGCATTAATTTGGAAAATTCTCATAATGTAGATACCATTAAACTCAAATAATCAGaaggaagaaataaaaattttgcTACCTAAAATAAAGTCTGCAGCTTGGTGTGACCAATTTGCCACATTGGTCTCCTCCACCTGAAATTCCAATAGACCAAAgttaaaatgaaaatgtatGATTACATAAACACCGCAATAAGTAACTAAACtgcaaattaataaaagtaaGATGTGGATCTAACAGGAGAACCGGTTTCACAAAGCTCCACAAGAAAATCGACTGAGGCCCTAAGTTGCTCCATTTCATCTTCACTGTTTATGTCTGCACTAGAAATTACTAAATGCATCAAACCAGATTATACAAAAGCAAATAAATTTCCAAAAAAACCCCTAAATGCTAAGCTCCTAATATTCCCTCACAAAATGGATGAATTATATGCCAGAATAAGGGTATGTATAACATATATTAGGATTATTAGccagaaaattaaattaaagccAAATAGGAGTATAATTTGAGTTACACGAGTTGATCATAATTATGTATTCACCTGCAAAATGGCGTCGCTGGGATGAActacttgttcttcttctcctttcctTAAAACGTACTgcgattttattttattttttgaagaaaagcAGTTAGAATTAAAGAAGTGCATACATTATGCAGAGTTGATCAGAATACGAGAAAGAGGATGCGTTGATGAGGACCAACCGTGCCTGAGAAATCTGCGTCGCAAGACATCATTGAATCTGCACTGAGAAGGATCTGGAAGCCGCTTATTAGGGCTTAGTTTCCCCAAATTATCAAAGAAATAACACTTGCAAGAAGCGCTTTGCGGGAACAAGTCGCACTGCGAAGCATCTGAAACCGAAAAGACAGTACAAGCTTATGCATAAACCTGTAAATTAAGTATTAATCACGcatgaagaaaatgagagagagagagagagagagagagagagagagagagagagagagagagaggcgtaAGCTAGGAGGACCTTCGGCTTCGTTGAGATCTTGTCGGAGTCTCAAAAGCTCTTGCTTTCGCTCCTTGGCCTGAAGCACAACTCagttaattaggttcccaaagcaatttaacaaaaattgtGATCGAATCGGAAGGTATGTGCGTTGAAAGAGACGAGAGAGACCTTTCGCTTCCATCGGAGAGCGTCGGATTGATCAACAGGATGAGGAGGAGGCTGCTTTTGCTGCTTTTGAAGAAGCTTTGATCGGAGAAGAGAAATGGCTACGGCTACCCTCAGCGACTGCTCCTCCGCCCCTGACTTTGCTGTTCGCTCTTGTTCGCTGCCTGACATTCTCTCTCACTCGGCCCAATCTCGCGGGAAAATTCGCTCTTATTTTACtttctatttattattttttttaaaccatttGTTGAAAAGCCATTGTTTTAGTGGGATTACTAAAATGACATTCAAATCCAAACATTTACCGACTAGgcccatattttttttgtattgtatAGGGCCATGCTTCtttatgttttgtatttggatAACTTTACTGCACGTTTACTTACTAGAAATTGAAACGGTCGAATCAGAGAACTTTAGAGTAAGGAAGTAAGAGCTATTAGAGTCTAGACTAGTGGAACGTGTCTTGACTTGTAGATCAGCGTTATCGTTTAGACTCtcgtttatattaaaaaaagaataagtaAGAAATTAGAATCTAATCTACTTAATTCCTAAATTTGACGGATATTTGATTAGATATTGGAAAAAACTTGACCCCTTATGCTTCTTTACTAGCAATGTTGTTTTGATACTTGGATAATTTCTTTAAACCCTATGTGATTAAACTCCTCAATTTTAAGGAGCTATGCAATGCTATTTTAATCAGCTCTATTAGAGATGTCAggcctaaaataaaatatataaaaatcacCATGTGAGCTCTCCGTGACACTTGTGACATTTAACTTTTTAATTGTTGGGCGAGCAGGTTCAATGAGATCCAGTTACACAACATATGTCTacgaaaaaattgaaaagaaaaagaaaaattagcatTGAAATCCAAACGAAATATGCTTGGAACCAATTTCCTTTGACAGTGGAATATAAAGACATGGCATTTATGAGCTGGCCAAGTTTAACAATGAACTAAATTTAATTAGtcaagaagagaagaaaaaaagacgaAACAAAACTAGTCAAGTACAAAACAACTGGATCCTTTGAAGGGACACTCTCCACCTTGAGCAAATTTAAATATAGCACGTGATTAGCCATCCACATCTCCAGAGCAAAATCCATGGCATtatgatttgatttctttccTCAATAAACACACTACTATGACCTCGGGAAATATACAActcaaattaaaaagaaaaaaaaaatacctgtCCTGTCCTTGGCATCTCCACCTTATCACATCTATTGTAATACAAATCACTCACCCAAAAAAGAGAGGGTGCAGGGTAACGGCGTTGCAAAGAGGTGAAGCACAAGCACATGGAGTTCGCACCCCCACAGAAACTCATGTGTTCATGCGAAGCTGTTCGAGGGTTTCTAAAATAGACTCCGGCAGGCATCAATATCAGATGCTTGAGAATCCAACACGCCTTGCCCAGACGGACTAGAACTAACAACCTTCAGTCCTGCCTCTAATATAGCTCTCTGGAAGTAGTCGTCATCCACCTCCTTCAGGACCTCTTTCACCACCTTAAAATCCAAGCCTCCAACCAAAATTAATTTCCCTATAACTTCACCAAAGTTACTCGGTGCTTTTGGCAGATCAATGCCAACATCATTCAGGATAGATGCATACAATAAACATCCACTCCTTATGTCACTAGCTGTAAACACCTTCTTAGAAAACAAATACTCCAGAAGCTTCACAAGTGATTCAACACAGGGTCGACTTTTCTCTAGTGCAAAGGAGATAGCTTCCTTGACAACCTCAGGGTGGTACGCTGGAGATCTTAGCTCCTCCACACACAGTAATGCTTCATCTAAGAGTTCAACACTGAAATATTCCTCCAAAAGGGAGACTGTTTTTTTCTTAAGCTCATCCAGTTTCAACTTTGGAGCTGGAGCTGAAGCTTGTGGCTTTTCAGTAAGTG
Proteins encoded in this region:
- the LOC18769952 gene encoding F-box protein SKIP1, producing MDTTNEEETVPESGSDWAELTQECLINILGRVSLEQRWRGAMLVCKSWLQACKEPCLNSAFDLQPHFESARWWTPEFERKVDSILQSVVDWSAGSLRHIRTTHCSNHSLSFVAQRCPNLEVLSIKCCPNVTDSSMADIAFRCPMILELDISYCHEISHESLVLIGRNCPNLKILKRNLMNWLDPSEHTGVVPDEYLKTCPQDGNSEAAAIGKSMPNLEHLELRFSKVSAKGFALISVGCPNLEYLDLFGCVNLTSRDIENATSNLKNLKEIKKPNFYIPRSVFHTERYGHWRLYDERFQTDVFRI
- the LOC109950252 gene encoding uncharacterized protein LOC109950252, with protein sequence MRRRELLICSFSILCLLARSTCESAFTPTTGDSGPLKQHDQLKVKDIHEMTTRSSRKSLERPYGRMHQVHHLRTSQKARAIYGGASDLKRPRTNHNAASSVPVKPTLAFFLSALAMLIFSL
- the LOC18771908 gene encoding protein MULTIPOLAR SPINDLE 1; its protein translation is MSGSEQERTAKSGAEEQSLRVAVAISLLRSKLLQKQQKQPPPHPVDQSDALRWKRKAKERKQELLRLRQDLNEAEDASQCDLFPQSASCKCYFFDNLGKLSPNKRLPDPSQCRFNDVLRRRFLRHVRFKERRRRTSSSSQRRHFADINSEDEMEQLRASVDFLVELCETGSPVEETNVANWSHQAADFILASLKNLLSVAMNAELIEGIISSLITRLVGRMCCPLQGNASKHSEPDAQFFIQHLIRKLGSEPYIGQRALFLVSQRISVLAENFLFTDPFDDAFTNMHQCMFMLIQLTEFLVSDYLSEWSKDEGFDTMVFEEWVASMVHARKALQVLESRNGVYVLYMERVIGELARHVGLNMSLHKLKREILDSLLFHH